The genomic window CGTGTGAATGTGTGTTCACATCCTCACCTTATAAATAAGACTTCTTCTCATTTTGTGCACTCATGCATGGATGCCTCTGCTTTGAGTTCTTACCTGTTTGTGGCGTAAGAACCTAAACTGAACACTAAGGtgcttggggtcagcactgtggtgtagtgggctgagccaaaacctgtgatgctggcagtccctatggacaccagttcatgtcctggcctctccacttctgatccagcttcctactaatgcacctaggaaagacaacagaggatggttcaagtgtttgggcccctgccacccacatgggaaacccagatgaagctccaggctcccggctttggcttggcccagtgtaagccattgcagccatctaggaagtgaaccagcagatggaaactaactctccctctctctctctctctctctctctctctgtaattatgacttttaaaataaggaaataatctttttttaaaaaaagaaagataattaaggggccggcactgtagcatagaggataaagccactgcctgcagtactggcatcccatatgggtgctggttcaagtcctggctgctccacttccaatctagctctctgctgtggcctgggaaagcagtagaagatggcccaggtgcttgggcccctgcacccatgtgggagacccggaagacgctcctggctcctgactttggatctgcgcagctgtGGACATTGCGGCCAaaagggcagtgaaccagcagatggaagacctttctctctctctctctgcctctccttctctctatgtaactctgactttcaaataaaaataaataaatcttaaaaaaaaaaagaaaattaacatacTCAGGCCCATATCACTTGGTTAATTGCTGTCTTTAACAATTCAATATTCATATACTCGATATTATTATAACAGCCAATACCATTTCTACTAGATTAAGAATAAGGAAGGATCTAGaaattaaaattacttatttgtatctgatttttcttagaaaattaattaattaatttgagagagagagagagaaatctctcatctaccagttcactccaccaaatgcctgcaatgaccagggctgggcttggctgagAACGGGAacccggaactcaatccaagtctcccacatgagtgtcaggaacccagcctTTAGAGTCATCACTATGGCTTCTCAgagtctgcagcagcaggaagcaaaagccagagctggaactcaaaccctggCACAGACAGTGAGTGCAGTGAGACACAGCTGTCCCGACTGTCAGCCGGGCCACCAGACCGACACCCACTCTTGCAAACTAGCATTTCATAGCCAACATTCACTCGTGTCTGCTCCAATTTCAGGTTTGCGGAACAAACAATGGCTGCCTGGCGAGGTCACCAGGAGTGAAGAACAGCCCCTTTGCTGGCTGGAAGCCCAGAAAGTCCTTCTGATTTGCTGGTtatttttcacagaaaatgcaGGAGAAAAAGTGACCGAGAACCAGATGGCATATTCACGAGTTGGCCCACTGCAGGATCTTACACACATGTGGAGGCTCAATGGCCAAGGAAAACCAGTGCAGAAAGCAGGGATGATGGTTTGTCCAAAAGCCCCCAGGACGCAGGGGGTCTTTAGCCCTCATCAAATCCTAGAATAGTGCGCTTCCCAGAGACAATGCATTCCAATGGCTCCAAGTCACAGCTGGTGCATGCACCCTTCTCATCTGTCCATCTCCGCTGTGTCTGTCCTAGGTCCCCACAGCTTTCAAAGGCTTATCATCTCTCCTATCACTTTCCCGCGTTTTCTGAACATTTTATCTAAAGTCTAAAGTCATATATCTTCAGGCTTGATGCTAACAAGGGTATTATAATTAAATGAGGCACATCTACATTCCTAAACGTGTTGAAGCAGAATAATAGGAATTCTAAGCTGGGGATCCTAAGCCAAACGCAGTATAATCTGTCCCCTTTGTAGTCCTGGCTCTACCCACACAGGCAGGCATTGTGCATGATCGGTTTCAGGTGAGCACGTGACGTCTCTGTCTGTTTAAGTGTCTCTGCAGAGGTAACATGGCTGATGAGAAGCACAACTTAGATTGGAATCCACAATTATTTAATTTCCCCACACAGTGAGCTCCATTGCAATTTACTTATTGACGTTCTCACTGTCTGTCTGCCTATGAAGCATCATGCTTACCACTCACCTGCCCTAGAGGTGGTGAGGGCTAACTCATAATCATTGACTGGAAACCTAAGAAATGAAGGCATGGGGCAGAATGGAGGTGCCTCCTTTGCTTCATTTAACCTTCTAATGTCAGGGACAGCTGCCCTGTGGCCAGTAAGGAGTTCAGCCTGCATTGTGGCTGCCTGGCGCACAACTGGGACTTTCTTGTTGCATTGCAAAAACATTTCATGTCGAGACTTGAGTggtgttaattttcttataatgtCTTGTGTGGTGTATCGGTCAGCTCAAGTTTCCAGACAGGTGAAAAAATCCAATTTAGTAGAAATGGTCaacaaaatgttttctaaaaggaGCAAACTGAAATCCAGCTTTCAGTGGGAAACTTCGTACCCTAAAATGTCAAACTTCCTAAACAATATGCTTAGCCTTGTTTTTTAGTGACCAAAAAACCAAAGTCACTTGTGTAAGTATCTGGTTTTCACTGACTGAAAACCCTCTGTGACTTTGTAGCAGGCCTCAGCTTCCGCCtcacctcccttctctcctcccggGTTCTGTCCTTTCCTTTGAGTTGAGAAAGGTCACCAGGACTTCGCCCTTCTATCTGCAAGCTCCTGTCCCCCCTGAGTCCCCCTGCAcctactcctctctctgtccaGGCAAAGTCCCCATGACACTTGGGTGGCACTGGCCAGGTGTCCCTGTCCCTGCCTAGTGCCTTCCAGAATGCCCCCTTGGTTTTCTGAACCTGTAGAACTCTTTTGAGTGCCCAGTACTAGGGCTCCCTGCAACTTCATTGCTAGCGTCGTACGTCCTACCCACAGCGAGGATTCCGGGCGCCATCAGCTGGTTCCCGCCTGAAGCACTTTGCTGTGTGAGGCTTTATCTATCCACCATCAAGGTCCCTTAGAGTGTCTGAAAGGCATTCAGGAGCAGGGTAAGTAAATGTGAATCTATGAGGCTGCTTTCTGTAGGGAAGAACCCAGTGTAATCCATGAGTTGTTGATGAGCTTTTCTAGAAAGGTGTGTGAGTGCTTCATTCAGCCACTCAGGAGCAGATCTCTGAATCTGTAGGAAGCCTGGGGAGTGGTCAGATGAAGATGgctgatgggagagggaaggcccTGTGTTCACTGTACCCGGGACCTCCTCCTCCAATAATGAGGCTGCTGGTATGGGCTTTCCCTAATCGTCCTACACAGAATCCAATCTCGGGACTGGCAGACACAGGTACAGAGACCGGCGCTCAGTGCTGCCCCAGGGCTGTCTTCTGTTACAGAAATGTGGAGTCCAAGGTTCACTCACGTGTGCTCCACGTCCAGTTCTCCAGGACAAGCGCATGAACGCGCCTTCCACTAGGAGTCAAGAAAGACGTTTTGATTTGTTCGTTATCTACCTGtgaagagagggagggtgagaacCCAAGCCTCCCACGGGGGTCCTTGGCCAGTGATTTTCCCAGCCAGGGTTGCACCCACAGTGGACCCATGTCAGAGCATCTCGCCCAGGTCGGGTTCAACAGGCAAGGACCATGTGGGAGAAACCAGGAATGGTGGAGGCTGGTCTGGCTGAGAAATACCACGGGCACCCAAGGGTTTAACCCCACATCCAACCCTAGAGCAGGGCACCCCCGAGGCTCCAGGTCAGCGTTGAAGGCTGTGTGTCCCTAATCAGCTCATCTCCGCTAGAGCCCCAGACCacaggggcctggccctgcccagtcctCAGGGCTGGTCACATGGCCTTATTTTACTGTGCTTTCTCACAATTCCACCTAGAACATACAGTGATAAATCTTACAGTGAAATGCCCGCAAAGGGGTTTCAATGATACGAGGGTACCGTGAGGTTCTGAAACATCTTAAAGAAGAATGAGTGAGCTGGACACTTGTACCGAGCCTTGTGTGAGTCACCCCCATCAGTCCTTGCACCACCCACCAAGGCACGGGCTTCCTGTTCCCCGTTTGCAGCTAAGGCAGGCTTTGCAAGTTCATGTCTTGGCCAAACCCCACATGGCTGTTAGGAAGCAGAACCCATATTTGAACCCAGAACCGTGTAATTCCCAAGTCAGTACTTGCAGTACcatttatttgtcttcttggTTATGGCCTTTGCCTGACATCCGTTGCATTTACCAcacaccttttatttatttgtctgtaatatggacaattaaaaataaattagggggccggtgctgtggaatggtgggtgaagctgccacctgcagtgctggcatcccatatgggcaccggttggagtcctggctgctccactttcaatccagctctctgctacggcctgggaaagcagtggaagatggcccaagtccttgggcccctgcacccgcgtgggagacctggaagaagctcctggctcctggcttcggatcagctcagctctggctgttgtggtcatctggggagtgaaccagtagatggaagacctctctctggctctacttctctctgtaactccgtctttcaaataaataaaataaatctttttttttttttttttttttttaatttttgacaggcagagtggacagtgagagagagagacaggtgagaaaggtcttccttttgccgttggttcaccctccaatggccgccgctgcagccggcgcaccgcgctgatccgatggcaggagccaggatccaggtgcttttcctggtctcccatggggtgcagggcccaagcacctgggccatcctccactgcactccctggccatagcagagagctggcctggaagaggggcaaccgggacagaatccggcgccccaaccgggactagaacccggtgtgccggcgccgcaaggtggaggattagcctattgagccacggcgccggcaaaataaatctttaaaaacaaataaataaatgtcacatTGACTTGGAACAATAACATCTTCCATTTTCTTGCTTAAATACTTTCTCCCTGATTCTCTGGCATTTAGCTATTTCCTGGTTTAAATGTAGGTTTGGGGCGCCCCGGGTATAGGGAGAACGTGTTTCCTCCAGAGCAGTGGTGTCACGTTGTACAAAACAAAAGCGTGCATTTCTtcagcctgcacctgccacacagcCCGCGGTCAGCCTGCAGGGGAGGTGCTGAGACAATCTCAGGGTTTTCCAACCCCTGAGTCTTGCGCAGCTGTGACCCAGGGGCGACTGTAACACTCTCCAATTGCAATATGAACTTAGATCTCTGGAATGATTACATTGAATTCCATGCTGCATTAAAACAACACCAACAAAACCTTGCCAACCCTGCGTAGTACAGCACACTTTTGCAGCCAGCTGAGCTCCAGCCTCTAGAGATGAGGGCTAcctttcttaaaagaaaatgctTCATTAATTAATCTTGATAAATGTAACAGAGAGTGCCAAGATTGTTCAACAGGGTATGAATAGTGTAAAAGAATGAAGTTTGGCTCTTACTTTACACTATATACAAAGGTTAACTCAAATGGATCAACCACATAAGCCTAAGAGCTAAGACTGGAATGGGCactagcacagtgggttaagctgctgcctgcgatgttgGCATTCTGTACCGGGGAGCAGTTTTGaggcttggctgctctgcttctgatccagcttcctgctaatgtcactgggaaggcagcagatcatgagCCAAATTTCTAaagggtgtgagacccagatggagttcctggctcctggctttggcctggcccagccctggccattgaaaccatttggggagtggacaagtggatggaagatcgtgtgtgtgtgtgtgtgtgtgtgtgagtgtgtgtgtgtgtgtcttgtctccttctatcactctgtctttcaaatacgtaaataaatacatattttgaggAAGAGCTAAAACCATAAAGcacttaaaagaaaacataagggaaatcTTCAGAATGTGGGACTtggtgatgattttttaaatgtaacatcGAAAGTAGCAaacaaaatattgataaatttgaTTTCATTAACATTAAAAACGTTGTACATGAAATAGCACTATCACACTATGAAAAGGTAATCCACAGagcgggagaaaatatttgcaagtcacatattcctgaaaaaaatcaattccctaaatatataacaaattcctaaaattcaacaacagcagcagcaacagcaaagCCACTCAGTTAAATGATGGTCAAAGCATCGGAATAGACAAAGAGATGAACACACCCCTAATGATTCGGGAAATACAAATCTGAACCACGGTGAGATACCACTGTACATACATTCTGATGGTCATTTTCCTGGAATAGAGAAAGGATGAGAgtacaagagaaagaaaaggcaatctagggccagtgtggtggcgcagtgggtcaaagcgctacctccagtgccagcatcccatgtgggtgccggttcgagtgcccgctgttccacttccgatccagctccctgttggtggtctgggaaagcagtggaggatggcccaggttcttgggccccttgccacccatgtaggagacccagaagaaattcctggctcctagctttggtctggcccagcctgcaccgatgtgggactttgtctctccctctatctctgtaagtctgactttcaaataaataaataaatattaagaaagaaaaggcaatcaTAAGTTCCGATGAGGTGTGCAGAAATGAGAATCTTGTGCATTGGTGGTGGAGGTGTAAAATGGTCCGTTTTTTAAATGGCACACCCCTTAAAAGATCATTTTCCCTTGAACTTTCTGAGGGCCCTCATATTACATGAATCCACTCATACAAAGTACCTAGAGAAGtaatcttaatcttttttttatgcTGTTATACCACAGATGGAGTAAATTTTCATAGAAGTTGATGGGCTCATAGTTATAGAGCCTGAGAATTCCAGTATCCAGGTGTGGTCACCTGATGAGGGGCTTCTTGCTGGGTCATAAGATGGCAACAACATTGCGTGGTGACAGCACAAAAGATGGTAGTTGGGTTGGCATTCAGCCTAATGGTCAACATGCTACTTGGAACACCTACCTCCAGTGTTGGAGTGCAGAGTCCGAGCCCTGGCTCAGcgtccagttccagcttcctgctaatgtgcaactgAGAGACAGCACGTGATGGCAccagttcttgggtctctgccatgcacaggggagatccaggttgagttccaggctcttggctgtagcctggcccatccccagcagttgtgggcattctggagagtgaatcagtggatggaagaaatatctctctctctctccccctccctttcaataaataatcGTTCACCAAGAGGGTAAGAGCAGCATACAGAAAGGGGCCCAAGCTTGTCCTCAGTAAGGACCAGAGAAGAGCATTCATCCATTCATAAAAGCAGGGCTTTTGTAGCCTGAGAATCTGTTAAGACCCCACCTTGAACACCGGTATAATGACAACTCAGTTTCAGTAGGAGTTGGGAAAGAGGCAGTCAAACCATGCGGTAGTCATGTTTTAacagacaggggccagtgctgcggcgtaGTAAGCAAAGCCccagcttgcaacaccagcatcccatatgggtgctggttctactggctgctccacttctgatccagctctctgctatggcctgggaaagcagtggaggatggcccaggtccttgggcccctgcacccacatgggagacccggaaaaagctcctggctcctggcttcagatcagcccagctccgtcctggccctggtcgttgtggccatttggggagtgaaccagcggatggaagacctttctctctgtctctcctctctgtgtctgtaactcggcctctcaaataagtaaataaataaatctgtagaaaaaaaaaggattcttaATTCTTAcaggcagaaaatagatgtgtgggtgctggagctggggaggggaggcgtCTGTGCAGTGGTTCACGGTGGAGTTCCAGCGTGGGAACCCGGAAACGCTCTGGAGGTGGATGGTGGCGACACTGCACAGCCCTGTGGCTGTACTGCATGTCCTTGCAATGCGCCTCAGCACTGGTTAAAATGGCGAATTTTTTAATGTTATGTCTTATATTATAGTTCCTTCTACAAGGATTAATAATTTAGTTTTAACTAGAAATACCTTACAAGTAGAAACACATCATGAATTTTTGTCAAAGTTAAAATATGAATAGAAACAGGTTATGGGGGAAAGGATATGAGGTCATGATGTTTTCTACAACAAGTATattcttttggggctggtgctgtgacgggttaagcagctgcctgcaatgccagcatatcatatgggctcaggttcaagtccgagctgccccacttctaatgaTCCTGCATGAAATCAGGATActtaactccctgctaatgcaccttgcaaagcagaggaagatggcccaagtccttgggcccttgcacccatgtgggagactttgaagaagctcctggctcctggcttcagcctggcccagtcccagccattgcggccatctggggagtgaaccagcagatggaagacttctctctctgtgtctccatatctctctgtagctctgcctttcaagtaaaataaatgacaaaggtTACAATAGTCCAGGTTGTTTCCTTAAACCTGTAATGACATAAATTAATATCTACATAGTAGAtattactatatatttttttctttatcccaaAGATTTTCCCATATGCTGGGTCTTAAATCCCGTCATTaaatgccatttaaataaatttctgaAATCGAACCTCACAAGACGCCCTTTAGAGACTTCAGAAAAGACCAACTTGCAGGGTGGGGGGATAAAAGCGGTTTCCAACGTCCTGCACAATGTTCCTCCTTCTTATGGGGCACACTTGTCTGCAGGCGCCTCGTTTCATTTGGTTTTAGAAAGACGTGGTGGGTAGGAGGAAGGGTCCGCCTACGCAGGGAGAGGCGAAAGGCTACATCACGAGGGTCCCTGGACACCCACCCAGCGCCTGCAGGACTTGCCTGGGGGAGCCATTAACTGAAGATACTTAGGTGGCCCTCCAGGGAAGCGCCCAGGGCGCCCAACTCGCCTAACCCCCCACCCGTCCCTGGGTCCATGGAGGCAGCTGCGTTCAGCCTGGGCACAGGTTCACACCCTGAGGCTTCGAAACCAGAGTCGAAAAGCACCCGGAGGCCATGCCCAGCTCTCTTCACACCCAATCACAGCACCGGCACGTGGTGGAGGCGGGGCCTTCCGGACCACAGACCAGGGCCTGAAAAGCCTGAGCCAGACACGCCTGAGCCAGGATCTTGGCCCTCAGCAGCTTAACAGCAAAGTGTGTGCAGAGTGCGCCTGCGCAGTGGTGGCCACCCAAGGTGAGTGCCCCCGACCCGGCCCAGTGAGGGTTGTCTGGGACAGGGACTGGAGGGGAAGTGGTGGAGGAGGTGGTGCAGATCCCCCCAGGAACGAGAACATCTACCTTAACACTGCCAGCCTTGCTGTAGGGAAGCGGGGAGGACCCAGGACCACCCCCACGGTGTGCAAAGCTGTCAACCGAGGGGCTTTCTCATCATCTACCGTAACAGGGCCCCCACTGTGTCGGTGCCTAGAGCGTGGGCAGGCGGCTTTGCCTTTTGGTGGATGCATCGCCCCTTGCCTGTTCTACCccatcccagcctcagcctccactGTCGTTGGGGGAATTCGTGGGAGTAAAATTGAAACATGTTTCTTCCAGCATGGTGGCCTTGGTTTCTGGTGGGGGAGTCGGATGGCCGTGGCGAGAGGATTGTCTCATCAggtcctctctcttccctctccaggTTTAGCACCATGAATCCCTCACTCTTGCTGGCTGCCCTTGGCTTGGCAGTTGCCGCCGCCGTCCCCGTGCTTGATCGAAGTTTAGACGCGCGATGGTCCCAGTGGAAGGCACAGCACAGGAGGGCGTACGCCCCGGTGGGTACCACGTGGACCCGTCCTCAGGGACCCCAGGGAGAGCAGGAGTTCCTGGGCAGAGAGCTCCTTCTAGAGGCCAGCTCTCACCAGGGCAGCACCTGCTGGGCCCCCTACTGAGCACAACAGGGCAGACCCGCCTGCTGGGTCTGAGCGTGGAGCCCGCCTCCCTCAAAGCCACCCTGCCACGGATCCTGTCCCACCTCTGTCTGCAAGGCCACTCCGTGAGGGCGGGCTGGGTCGTGAGTGGAGGTAACGACCATGAGCTGTGTGATTGCCCCTAGAATGAAGAATGGCGGAGGAGAGCCGTGTGGGAGAAGAACATGAGAATGATTGAGCTGCACAACGGGGAGTACAGCCAAGGGAAACGTGGCTTCTCCATGGCGATGAACGCCTACGGCGACATGGTGAGTGTGCTGTGGGTTGCTTGACCCCATACTTCCTCTCCTCTACCAAAATGATCTCTTGTTTTTCAACgtattcttcctttctttgcagACCAGTGAAGAATTCAGGCAGGTGATGAATGGCTTTCACCATCAGCCAGACAAGAAGGAGAAGGTGTTTGGGAAAGCTGTGTTTCAGGAGGTCCCCTCCTCTGTGGACTGGAGAGACAAGGGCTACGTGACGCCTGTGAAGAATCAGGTATGGGAGTGTCAGGCtcagtccccctccccccacctgccagAGGACGGCCGGGAGTGGCCGACATGCTGGTAGATGTGGAGAGATGAGGTCAGACACCTGTTCCCGTGTGCGCTCAGGCCGGGAGTAGTGTCAGCATCTTGCTGTCTGTTTTGTGGATGACGGCTTTCATATTCCCTCCTCAGGGTCGGTGTGGCTCGTGCTGGGCTTTCAGTGCCACTGGGGCCCTGGAAGGGCAGATGTTCCGCAAGACTGGCCGGCTCGTGTCCCTGAGCGAGCAGAACCTTATAGATTGCTCTCGGCCTGCAGGCAACTACGGCTGCCGTGGGGGCCTCCCGGATCACGCCTTCCAGTATGTGAAGGACAATGGGGGCCTGGACTCGGAGGACTCCTATCCGTATGAAGCAAGGGTAGGTGGAGCTCTGTCCATTCTCATCACTCAGCTCTGCTTTATCAAATTGGATACCTTCGGCGATAAGAGACAGCTTTTCAGCATTCACGTGTTAGGTGGCAGAATCTGCTTCTGCCCAGTGGCCGTGCTGTCGCCAGAAATCATTAGGTGTTTGCACAGCTCTCAGATGAGATGGTTAACACACAGCCATTCTTGCGTCTGTATAACTCAGTGAACATACACACCATTCTACATCTAATCGGTTTCTCCTTTGCGAAAAATTTCTCATGGACAGGTAGACTTAGGGCATCTCATTGAAGAGACACAAGCcaattttcactttcaaatcaACCGACCGCATTCCGCTGCCTGGGCGGAATGTAACAGGGTTGACTCAGCCTCCTGGGCTGCAGACTGCTCGGCACCGCGGTTCTAACTCATGTTCCCCAGGAGGCGGATGGCAGTGACCAAagtcttttctccctgtctctttaaaAGGATGGACTCTGTCGGTACAATCCTCAGGAATCTGTGGCTAATGACACAGGCTTCGTGCAGATCCCGGAGCAGGAAGAGGCCCTGATGGAGGCCGTGGCCACGGTGGGACCCATCGCTGTTGCTATCGATGCAAGCCATTCGTCCTTTCTCTTCTATAAAGAAGGTGAGCATGTGTCTATGTAGAAATGGATGCAGAAAAATTGTGAAAGCACCAGGACATCCCAGATGGTGATCTCTGTTTCTTGTGAAAGTCACTATCACGATGGGGGCCTGTGGATGGTGCACAGTTCATTCTGTTTTAGGGGCTATTTGTACCCGATGTTTGCATTTCGCATCGCTTCAGGCATGTCCTCATAAGTGTATGCACTTAAAAAATAGCTCTGTCATTCACTGTGTGGACTAGTTTACTgttgtggggcaggcatttgttgcaatgggatgttggcaccccatatcggagtgcctgggttcgagtccccccctccacttctgatcaagctccctgctaatgtgcaccctgggagacaggtggttgggtccctgccgcacccatgtgggagacccagattcagctctgggctcttggctttggcgtggggagtgaagcagtggataaaaCATCTCTGTGGgtctctgtccctgtgcctttcaaataaaaaaaaaaaagtgaaaaagaaagaaatctacatTTCAACTTATGTCGACTTTCTCTGACTTCTGAATGTTTAAaacatttccaaagatttttatttctgtcataaatatgaaaagagcctCTTGACTTAAGTTTCTGTGTGTTATTTGCTATTTTCTTAGACAGACATCCTTTGATGAGATttcaaagagaggtcttctaggcCTCCAGGCGACTTTTCTA from Oryctolagus cuniculus chromosome 1, mOryCun1.1, whole genome shotgun sequence includes these protein-coding regions:
- the LOC100356256 gene encoding procathepsin L, encoding MRMIELHNGEYSQGKRGFSMAMNAYGDMTSEEFRQVMNGFHHQPDKKEKVFGKAVFQEVPSSVDWRDKGYVTPVKNQGRCGSCWAFSATGALEGQMFRKTGRLVSLSEQNLIDCSRPAGNYGCRGGLPDHAFQYVKDNGGLDSEDSYPYEARDGLCRYNPQESVANDTGFVQIPEQEEALMEAVATVGPIAVAIDASHSSFLFYKEGIYYEPNCSRENLDHAVLVVGYGFEGAESDNQKYWLVKNSWGKGWGMDGYMKMAKDRNNHCGIATAASYPTV